A part of Paenibacillus sp. IHBB 10380 genomic DNA contains:
- a CDS encoding alpha/beta fold hydrolase, whose product MIFLHGGGVSGWMWDKQVDFFKDKYYVLIPDLPSHGKSGGEEFLSINKAAKDIIGIIQERRNGQEITMIGFSLGAQIALEILSMKEEMIDRAIIVSGLVIPMNYFKSIINPITRVMMPLTKNKSFAKLQAKVLYVREEYFDLYFSDTKQMSVDALIKILEENMSYQLSDQFVHSHAKILVLVGDKEKTMMKKSAIFITKSNNNCRGYILPKVGHGVSLASPDLFNKIVEAWINDKELPMEMKSIE is encoded by the coding sequence ATGATATTTTTACATGGCGGGGGAGTAAGTGGTTGGATGTGGGACAAGCAAGTGGACTTTTTTAAAGATAAATACTATGTATTGATTCCTGATCTACCTAGTCACGGTAAAAGTGGAGGTGAGGAATTTCTATCTATAAATAAAGCAGCAAAAGATATCATCGGTATCATACAAGAAAGAAGAAATGGTCAGGAGATTACGATGATAGGGTTTTCTCTGGGTGCTCAAATAGCCTTAGAAATATTAAGTATGAAGGAAGAAATGATTGATCGGGCGATTATTGTGAGTGGACTTGTTATTCCTATGAACTATTTCAAATCTATCATTAATCCTATAACCCGGGTCATGATGCCATTAACCAAGAACAAATCTTTTGCAAAACTTCAAGCCAAAGTATTATATGTTCGTGAAGAGTACTTTGATTTGTATTTTAGTGATACTAAACAAATGAGTGTGGATGCTCTAATTAAGATTTTAGAAGAGAATATGTCTTATCAATTATCAGATCAATTTGTACATAGTCATGCAAAGATACTAGTGTTAGTTGGAGATAAAGAGAAAACAATGATGAAGAAATCAGCTATCTTTATTACTAAAAGCAACAATAATTGCCGAGGTTACATCCTTCCCAAGGTTGGACACGGAGTTTCTTTAGCAAGCCCTGATTTATTCAATAAAATAGTAGAAGCATGGATTAATGATAAAGAACTGCCAATGGAAATGAAGTCTATTGAATAA
- a CDS encoding suppressor of fused domain protein, protein MPLYTEEMNFKLKNNGADALLAKLEKAGVDEKVDIKRKNVCK, encoded by the coding sequence ATGCCACTCTATACGGAAGAAATGAATTTTAAATTGAAAAATAATGGGGCTGATGCTCTCTTAGCCAAACTTGAGAAAGCTGGAGTAGATGAGAAAGTAGATATAAAGAGAAAGAACGTTTGTAAATGA
- a CDS encoding CynX/NimT family MFS transporter, giving the protein MQSKQPRINSKTRPTSTGWLLLLGIILIAMNLRAPLTSVGPLIGIIRDDLGISNTLAGLITTLPLIAFALLSPLAPKLARRFGMSPVLFGALSLLVVGIVLRSSWNIGSLLIGTVILGLAISMCNVLMPSLIKEKYPLKIGIMIGVYSVSMNFSGAIASGISVPVANLTGLGWKGALGIWGMLAFIALLVWIPQLGRRQQKVKTTTSDEKRTNLWKSPLAWQVTLFMGLQSMIFYVVVSWLPDILKSQGMSSDSAGWVLSLMQLAILPVTFIVPILAGRMKNQIGLMILTALFFFSGIGGLLSGNHTLVLLWAILIGVGGGCAFSLAMMLFGLRTSNAHDAAELSGMAQSIGYLLAALGPILFGYLHDVTNGWNVPLIVLLVITSLLLIFGVASGRNRLIGEENS; this is encoded by the coding sequence TTGCAGTCCAAACAACCTAGAATCAACTCAAAAACGCGTCCAACGTCTACAGGATGGCTACTTCTTCTGGGAATTATTTTGATCGCGATGAATTTACGTGCCCCTTTAACTTCAGTAGGCCCTTTGATTGGGATCATTCGGGATGATTTGGGTATATCGAATACGTTAGCGGGCTTGATTACCACGCTTCCGTTAATAGCGTTTGCTTTGCTATCACCGCTTGCGCCGAAGTTGGCTCGCCGTTTTGGAATGTCCCCTGTTCTATTTGGAGCGCTATCCCTGCTGGTTGTCGGCATTGTCTTGCGTTCGTCATGGAATATCGGTTCATTGCTGATCGGGACGGTCATTTTGGGTCTTGCGATATCCATGTGCAATGTATTGATGCCAAGCTTGATCAAAGAAAAGTATCCTTTAAAAATTGGAATAATGATCGGCGTTTATTCGGTTTCAATGAATTTTAGTGGTGCTATTGCATCCGGAATCAGTGTACCGGTGGCCAATCTAACAGGATTAGGCTGGAAGGGAGCTTTGGGAATTTGGGGTATGTTAGCTTTTATAGCCCTTCTCGTTTGGATACCCCAACTAGGGCGGCGGCAACAAAAAGTGAAGACAACGACGTCGGACGAAAAGCGAACGAATTTGTGGAAGTCTCCTCTTGCTTGGCAAGTGACCCTCTTTATGGGTCTGCAATCGATGATTTTTTATGTTGTCGTTTCTTGGCTCCCTGATATTCTGAAATCTCAAGGGATGAGTTCGGATTCCGCTGGATGGGTACTTTCTCTGATGCAACTCGCTATCCTTCCGGTTACTTTTATCGTGCCGATTTTAGCTGGACGCATGAAAAATCAAATTGGCCTTATGATCTTGACGGCTCTTTTTTTCTTCAGTGGTATTGGGGGTCTACTATCCGGAAATCATACGTTGGTTCTTCTATGGGCGATTCTAATCGGAGTCGGCGGAGGGTGTGCGTTCAGTCTTGCAATGATGTTATTTGGACTTCGAACTTCTAACGCACATGACGCGGCGGAGTTGTCCGGTATGGCTCAATCGATAGGTTATCTGCTGGCCGCGTTAGGACCGATACTGTTCGGCTATCTGCACGATGTGACCAATGGGTGGAATGTACCGCTTATCGTGTTGCTTGTTATCACATCCTTGTTGCTCATTTTCGGTGTTGCTTCGGGTCGTAATCGATTAATCGGAGAAGAAAACTCTTAA
- a CDS encoding GNAT family N-acetyltransferase has product MNIVFRNFDNSYYDKVCDFLIELSKDDRRHINWNWARWEWMFFHPEFNRDLMDKIGLWYCDDELVGIATYDHYFGEAFFATKQGFGELEKDILEYAIATFSNENGLGIAVNDTDTHTLDLLRSNKFVKNDLTENILELTLENVSLDFITPEGVTVKNIDIKKDLYKHHNLLWKAFDNEGHVPVDETTMNKQKVMLSATNLNSFLHIVAENEDGEYVAYCGLWYSQKTDYAYVEPVCTIPEYRHKGLGKAVVLEALKRCYSLGAKKAYVISDNSFYKSLGFHQHSHYTFYWHNI; this is encoded by the coding sequence ATGAACATTGTATTTAGAAATTTTGATAATTCTTATTATGATAAAGTTTGTGATTTTTTGATTGAATTATCAAAAGATGACCGTAGACATATAAATTGGAATTGGGCAAGATGGGAGTGGATGTTTTTTCACCCTGAATTTAACAGAGACTTAATGGATAAAATTGGATTATGGTATTGTGATGATGAATTAGTAGGTATAGCAACCTACGACCATTATTTTGGCGAAGCATTTTTTGCAACTAAACAAGGGTTTGGAGAATTAGAAAAAGATATATTAGAATATGCCATTGCTACTTTCAGTAATGAAAATGGCCTTGGGATAGCGGTGAATGATACAGATACTCACACTCTAGACTTATTACGCAGTAATAAATTTGTGAAGAATGATCTGACTGAAAACATACTTGAACTTACACTAGAGAATGTTAGCCTTGATTTTATAACTCCTGAAGGTGTAACAGTAAAAAATATTGATATAAAAAAGGACTTATATAAGCATCATAATTTGCTATGGAAGGCATTTGACAACGAAGGACATGTACCTGTTGATGAAACTACTATGAATAAGCAAAAAGTAATGTTGTCAGCAACGAATTTGAATTCATTCCTACATATTGTTGCAGAAAATGAAGATGGGGAATATGTTGCATACTGCGGCTTATGGTATAGTCAAAAAACTGATTATGCTTACGTTGAACCTGTATGTACAATCCCAGAGTACCGACATAAGGGGCTTGGTAAAGCGGTGGTTTTAGAAGCCTTAAAAAGATGCTACTCCTTAGGTGCTAAAAAAGCATACGTTATTTCTGATAACTCTTTTTATAAGTCATTAGGCTTTCATCAGCATTCACATTATACTTTCTATTGGCATAACATCTGA
- a CDS encoding FadR/GntR family transcriptional regulator: MLQKTTRLTLVDQVIIQIESLIESGTWPIGKKIPPEPDLVHELNVSRNTLREGIKALCHAGVLTTKQGDGTYVSSSSALGTAIQRRVQKSSLLETLEVRNALEREAAKLSAERRTEGDLEKIRFYQQECNSFSEVRDLERYVDADIKLHQTIVESAGNRMLIDLYAHITEAIQDSITALIKKQFHANLPQKKHDQLVDAIYAQDSEAAAQSVYLFINELKRAIEMEEI; this comes from the coding sequence ATGCTACAAAAAACCACACGTCTGACCCTTGTTGATCAAGTCATTATTCAAATTGAATCCTTGATTGAATCTGGAACATGGCCGATAGGAAAAAAAATCCCGCCTGAACCGGATCTAGTCCATGAATTGAATGTCAGCCGCAATACATTGCGTGAAGGTATAAAAGCGTTGTGTCATGCCGGAGTGCTGACGACAAAGCAGGGAGATGGTACTTATGTATCTTCTAGTAGTGCACTTGGTACGGCTATTCAACGACGTGTCCAAAAATCGAGCTTATTGGAAACGCTGGAAGTTCGGAATGCTCTAGAGCGAGAAGCTGCGAAGCTATCCGCTGAAAGGCGGACTGAGGGGGACTTAGAGAAAATTCGGTTTTATCAACAGGAATGTAATTCGTTTAGCGAAGTACGAGATTTAGAACGGTATGTCGACGCTGATATTAAGCTCCATCAGACCATTGTAGAATCGGCCGGAAATCGAATGTTGATTGACTTGTATGCGCATATTACTGAAGCCATTCAGGATTCTATTACTGCTCTTATAAAGAAGCAATTTCATGCAAACCTTCCGCAAAAAAAGCATGATCAACTGGTAGATGCAATATACGCGCAAGATAGTGAAGCGGCAGCCCAAAGTGTATATCTGTTTATAAATGAATTAAAACGAGCAATAGAGATGGAGGAAATATAG
- the aspA gene encoding aspartate ammonia-lyase — protein sequence MRLEKDFLGTKEVPSEAYYGIQTMRAAENFPITGQRIHPELIRAMAMVKKGAAIANMEIKRLLSDKGNAIVQAADEIIGGRWFDQFIVDPIQGGAGTSINMNTNEVIANRALELTNKEKGSYADINPNNHVNMAQSTNDAFPTAVHLAVLTMIEKLLETMKDLHKAFSDKSEEFDGVIKMGRTHLQDAVPIRLGQEFQAYARVLGRDINRLGATRTNLLNINMGATAVGTGLNANVRYIQRVAEILAELSGFPLEPADHLVDATQNTDAYTEVSAALKICMMNMSKVANDIRLMASGPRDGLGELTLPSRQPGSSIMPGKVNPVMCEVINQIAFQVIGNDHTICLASEAGQLELNVMEPVLVYNLLQSLEIMNQGFRVFREYCIEGIQANIDRCREHVENSVGIITALNPHLGYEAVSRIAREAIMTGKSVRSLCLLYNVLTEEELNIILDPYQMTNPGIAGEVLLQRE from the coding sequence ATGAGATTGGAAAAGGATTTTCTTGGTACTAAAGAAGTTCCATCAGAAGCTTATTATGGTATCCAAACCATGCGAGCAGCGGAGAATTTTCCGATTACCGGACAGCGCATTCACCCCGAGCTGATCCGTGCCATGGCCATGGTCAAGAAAGGCGCTGCCATTGCAAATATGGAAATCAAACGGCTACTCTCTGACAAGGGAAATGCCATTGTTCAAGCAGCCGATGAAATTATTGGAGGCAGATGGTTCGATCAATTCATTGTCGATCCCATTCAAGGCGGAGCAGGCACGTCGATTAATATGAATACCAACGAGGTCATTGCCAATCGTGCCCTTGAACTAACAAACAAAGAAAAAGGCAGTTACGCAGATATCAATCCGAACAATCATGTAAACATGGCTCAGTCTACGAATGATGCCTTCCCCACAGCAGTACATTTAGCAGTACTGACAATGATTGAGAAGTTGCTTGAGACCATGAAAGATTTGCATAAAGCATTCAGCGATAAATCCGAGGAGTTTGACGGTGTTATCAAAATGGGTCGTACCCACTTGCAAGATGCAGTACCTATTCGCCTCGGACAAGAGTTCCAAGCTTACGCTCGCGTGTTAGGAAGAGATATTAACCGGCTAGGAGCCACGAGGACCAATCTGCTTAATATTAATATGGGAGCAACAGCGGTCGGTACTGGGCTAAATGCAAATGTACGCTATATTCAACGGGTCGCAGAAATACTTGCAGAACTGAGTGGCTTTCCTCTAGAGCCTGCTGATCATCTTGTAGATGCAACGCAGAACACGGACGCCTATACAGAAGTTTCAGCCGCGTTGAAAATTTGCATGATGAACATGTCAAAAGTGGCTAATGACATCCGTCTGATGGCATCCGGTCCAAGAGACGGATTAGGCGAGTTAACGCTTCCCTCTCGCCAACCAGGCTCATCCATTATGCCGGGTAAAGTAAACCCCGTCATGTGCGAAGTCATCAATCAGATTGCTTTCCAGGTCATCGGTAACGACCATACCATTTGTCTCGCGTCAGAAGCCGGTCAACTTGAACTGAACGTCATGGAACCAGTACTGGTCTACAACTTACTACAGTCGCTAGAAATTATGAATCAAGGCTTCCGGGTCTTTAGAGAGTATTGTATTGAAGGAATTCAGGCGAACATAGATCGGTGTCGTGAACATGTTGAGAACAGTGTAGGCATCATAACAGCACTGAATCCTCACTTGGGCTATGAAGCGGTATCCCGGATCGCGCGTGAAGCCATCATGACCGGTAAATCCGTGCGTAGTCTGTGTCTGCTGTACAATGTGCTGACAGAAGAGGAACTGAATATCATACTCGATCCGTATCAGATGACGAACCCGGGTATAGCAGGCGAAGTATTACTTCAAAGGGAGTAA
- a CDS encoding sulfatase-like hydrolase/transferase, producing the protein MNDAGPLSRHLKKPNFLVFLVDEERYPPVYENTEIKEWRRQNLSTQELLKTHGLEFHRHYIGSAACSPSRATLLTGHYPSLHGVSQTTGIAKEPFDSDMFWLDRDTVPTMGDYFRAAGYQTYYKGKWHISYEDIVIPGTHIGLSSYNPLTGVPDKKREELYRRTNRLDNFGFSGWIGPEPHGKDPRNSGSSASFGVSGRDEVYASEVVELIESLDRQKIHNQNAKPWFTIASFVNPHDIVLYGALTAHLPTFRFEVEPMPEVFPPPTINEPLFTKPRCQASYRDIYPRALQPIIDQPFYRKLYYQLQKNTDQQMFKVFEALTRSSFYDNTIVIFTSDHGDLLGAHGNGNLHQKFYCAYEEALHVPFVIHHKHLFPQHNHSHTLTSHVDLLPTLLGLANVDIAEIQNRLKSNFSEVHPFVGRNLTPLVLGQNQSVIVDEPIYFMTDDDITRGQHQVNPLGKAYPSVIQPNHVETIITTLHRNNSIELWKFSRYFDNIQFWSHPGTKDETFEPMNGMTCGRDPFRIARIKTQPIHDEYELYNLTDDPLETRNLAYHTFATQHTQNIQQRMMHLLEEQRIQKRMYPAQSNT; encoded by the coding sequence ATGAACGATGCTGGGCCTCTTTCCCGACACCTTAAAAAACCTAACTTTCTCGTGTTCCTCGTGGATGAGGAACGATATCCCCCCGTTTATGAAAATACGGAAATAAAAGAATGGCGCCGACAAAACCTGAGTACACAGGAACTTTTGAAGACTCATGGGCTGGAATTCCACAGGCATTATATTGGTAGCGCTGCATGCTCCCCTAGTCGGGCTACCTTATTGACCGGTCATTATCCGTCTCTTCATGGCGTCAGCCAGACAACCGGAATCGCAAAAGAGCCCTTCGACTCCGATATGTTTTGGTTGGATCGAGACACCGTTCCTACGATGGGCGATTACTTTCGCGCGGCCGGATACCAGACCTACTATAAAGGGAAATGGCATATATCCTATGAAGATATTGTCATCCCTGGTACGCATATAGGCCTCTCTAGCTATAATCCATTGACAGGTGTACCTGATAAAAAACGAGAAGAATTATATAGGCGCACCAACCGCCTAGACAATTTCGGATTTTCCGGTTGGATCGGCCCGGAGCCTCACGGCAAAGATCCTCGAAATTCCGGTTCTTCCGCTTCTTTCGGAGTAAGTGGCAGAGACGAAGTTTATGCTTCAGAAGTCGTCGAGCTCATTGAATCCCTTGATCGCCAGAAAATTCATAACCAAAATGCCAAGCCTTGGTTTACCATAGCCTCATTTGTGAACCCGCACGATATTGTTTTATATGGTGCTCTTACTGCGCATCTGCCAACGTTTCGGTTTGAGGTGGAACCTATGCCAGAGGTGTTCCCTCCTCCAACCATAAACGAACCTCTATTTACGAAACCGCGCTGTCAAGCAAGCTATCGGGATATCTACCCAAGAGCTTTACAGCCCATTATCGATCAGCCCTTTTACCGTAAGCTTTACTACCAGTTACAAAAAAATACCGATCAGCAAATGTTTAAGGTGTTTGAGGCTCTTACCCGCTCCTCTTTCTATGATAATACGATTGTTATTTTTACATCTGATCATGGGGATCTGCTAGGCGCTCATGGTAACGGTAACCTTCATCAAAAATTTTACTGTGCCTACGAAGAGGCTCTGCACGTCCCTTTCGTCATTCATCATAAACATCTTTTTCCGCAGCATAATCATTCACATACACTTACAAGCCACGTGGATCTCCTACCTACCTTGCTTGGACTAGCGAATGTTGACATAGCAGAGATTCAGAACCGTTTGAAAAGCAATTTTAGCGAAGTACATCCCTTTGTGGGACGCAACCTCACTCCTCTAGTTCTAGGACAGAATCAATCTGTGATAGTAGATGAGCCCATTTATTTCATGACCGACGACGATATTACTCGAGGTCAACACCAAGTAAACCCACTAGGAAAAGCGTATCCTTCTGTTATTCAACCTAACCATGTCGAGACCATAATTACGACCCTACATAGGAATAACAGCATAGAATTGTGGAAGTTCTCCCGCTATTTCGATAACATTCAATTTTGGAGCCATCCAGGGACGAAAGATGAAACCTTTGAGCCAATGAATGGTATGACTTGTGGACGTGACCCTTTTAGGATCGCGCGGATCAAAACACAACCTATTCATGATGAATATGAGCTATATAACTTAACAGATGATCCATTAGAAACACGCAACCTTGCATATCATACTTTTGCAACACAGCATACCCAAAACATTCAACAAAGGATGATGCATTTACTGGAGGAACAGCGGATACAAAAGCGAATGTACCCAGCTCAATCAAACACGTAA
- a CDS encoding threonine aldolase family protein, whose amino-acid sequence MNNTKSLSTAFNQAAYPVGGHGKRNVQVLMEALKDIDGSLESDVYGKGKVIEDFQEQMAEYLGKETAVFFPSGTMAQQIALRIWCDQKGVRRVAYHPLCHLEIHEEDGLKELHHIEPVLLADNGRLIGLEDVQHMPEGIACLLLELPQREIGGQLPDYAELEAISTYCREQEIKLHLDGARLFEILPYYQKSAAEVCALFDSVYVSFYKGIGGIAGAILAGDKAFTNESKVWKRRHGGDLISLYPYILSSDYYFKQRVHKMGQYYEEAKELAELYNQCHGVATMPVEPVSNMFHVHFDMPIEQLESILIRIYESTDVGLTQSLRKTSETTCYCEVGIGDHYAELPKDKVKIAFQRLDEEMRSSVV is encoded by the coding sequence ATGAACAATACGAAGTCTTTATCAACAGCATTTAACCAAGCAGCTTATCCAGTGGGAGGTCACGGCAAACGAAACGTTCAAGTATTAATGGAAGCCTTGAAAGATATCGATGGGAGTCTGGAAAGTGATGTCTATGGCAAAGGTAAAGTAATTGAAGATTTTCAGGAACAGATGGCAGAATATTTAGGGAAAGAAACGGCAGTGTTTTTTCCTAGTGGAACGATGGCTCAGCAGATTGCTTTAAGAATATGGTGTGATCAAAAGGGAGTGAGACGAGTCGCCTATCATCCCTTATGTCATTTGGAGATTCATGAAGAAGATGGCCTAAAAGAATTGCATCACATAGAACCCGTCTTGCTCGCGGACAATGGCAGATTAATTGGGTTGGAAGACGTTCAGCACATGCCTGAAGGCATTGCTTGTTTATTGCTGGAATTACCTCAGCGAGAGATCGGTGGACAATTACCGGATTACGCAGAGCTTGAAGCTATTTCCACCTATTGCCGTGAACAAGAGATCAAGCTTCATCTGGATGGAGCTAGACTTTTTGAAATTTTACCTTATTATCAAAAGTCAGCTGCTGAAGTCTGTGCACTCTTTGATAGTGTGTATGTATCCTTTTATAAGGGAATTGGCGGGATTGCAGGGGCCATTCTCGCAGGTGACAAGGCTTTTACGAATGAATCAAAGGTATGGAAAAGACGGCACGGTGGAGATCTAATCAGTTTATATCCCTATATCTTAAGTTCCGATTATTATTTCAAACAGCGCGTTCATAAGATGGGACAGTATTATGAAGAAGCCAAAGAACTAGCAGAGTTATATAACCAGTGCCATGGTGTCGCGACTATGCCAGTAGAGCCGGTATCGAATATGTTTCATGTTCATTTTGATATGCCTATAGAGCAACTGGAGTCTATATTAATCCGTATTTATGAGTCAACAGATGTAGGATTAACGCAATCACTAAGAAAAACTAGCGAAACAACCTGCTATTGTGAAGTAGGTATTGGAGATCACTATGCTGAACTACCTAAGGATAAGGTGAAGATAGCATTTCAACGGTTGGATGAAGAAATGAGATCTAGCGTGGTTTAA
- a CDS encoding GNAT family N-acetyltransferase, translated as MDIKPLDTNGVIPYDLLLLADPSKMLIDSYIDKGICYLAKHKSDIIGEFVLIHTHPQTVEIVNIAVKETYQGQGIGRKLIIKAIEVAKQFKATSIEIGTGNSSIQQLRLYQKCGFRITGIDHDFFIRNYEEEIFEDGIQCKDMIRLSMGL; from the coding sequence ATCGATATTAAACCACTAGATACTAACGGGGTTATTCCATATGATTTGCTCTTACTTGCAGATCCATCAAAAATGTTAATAGATAGTTATATAGATAAAGGCATATGTTACTTGGCTAAACATAAAAGTGATATTATAGGGGAGTTTGTATTAATTCATACTCATCCACAAACCGTAGAAATAGTAAACATAGCCGTTAAGGAAACATACCAAGGACAAGGAATTGGAAGAAAACTCATAATAAAGGCTATTGAAGTAGCAAAACAGTTCAAAGCAACATCAATAGAGATTGGAACAGGTAATTCAAGTATTCAACAATTAAGACTATACCAAAAATGTGGATTTAGAATAACAGGAATAGATCATGATTTTTTCATAAGAAATTATGAAGAAGAAATATTTGAGGATGGAATTCAGTGCAAGGATATGATAAGGCTCAGTATGGGTTTGTGA
- a CDS encoding helix-turn-helix domain-containing protein, giving the protein MSRQRSMETILASNIVSIGELVRLTDSRYSTLKFYTEEGMLPFEQAEENLTRKYKREETVARILLIKELKSNGLSIPQIKETLNTDK; this is encoded by the coding sequence ATGTCAAGACAACGTTCCATGGAGACTATATTGGCCTCTAATATCGTATCTATAGGTGAATTAGTGCGGCTTACGGATTCTCGCTATAGCACACTGAAATTTTATACAGAAGAGGGTATGCTGCCTTTTGAACAGGCGGAAGAGAATCTGACACGCAAATATAAAAGAGAGGAAACTGTCGCGCGCATTCTTTTAATTAAAGAACTGAAATCAAACGGATTATCTATCCCGCAAATTAAAGAAACTCTCAACACGGATAAATGA